In the Telopea speciosissima isolate NSW1024214 ecotype Mountain lineage chromosome 2, Tspe_v1, whole genome shotgun sequence genome, one interval contains:
- the LOC122649995 gene encoding trithorax group protein osa-like isoform X3 has protein sequence MGFDNECILNIQSLAGEYFCPVCRLLVYPNEAIQSQCTHLYCKPCLTYVVSTTRACPYDGYLVTEADSKPLVESNKALAETIGKIVVHCLYHRSGCTWQGPLSECTSHCAGCAFGNSPVVCNRCGTQIVHRQVQEHAQNCPGVQPQSQQAEGAQDATSTPGAATATEQNQAGDPAGALTSQAQAGQSSQITAAPVPGQDQNQASASAQPQAVAQAMPTPEQWYQQQQQYQQYYQQYPGYDIYQQHYDPYQQQAQQQYQQQQLQAHPPHIAAPHPPQVYLQPQAQPQSQLQAQAQPPVQPQAQLQPQPLPHTQSQPHAQPQAVVAVQPQMQGQVNSQQQLQPVQPPPHGHQQPQPYSQAQPHPHPQHHPVQSYPQMQHSRPHPHPQPYLHPHSQPHPHPQPQPQPQSQSQSQPQPQSQPQPQTQPQHPSVHAVTGHQSYPQQQPHQQLLPGAPQHPGYMHPQQQGVTHQPQHPVQMQSQFPHQQPSQIRPPQSHGPVQQPQQPQQPAMLPQQGQHPNIPPVQQPQHSLASQPLHQHPGMLPPQQQTPVLQQQVQQFHQQAPGHSHPFPGQTPGLLHNQAHQQGPLMQQQHPIQSHLRPLQQHAYGNPQLQQNVPLGQGLQVQPSQNLTGRPMMPNHGVSQQPFPQSPGGPAGMGYVKPMLPGPPGPNQPSQNQNYPSRTGIRPQSSSEQLHGYIQQPAFSQSGSLNAPFPALPTAQSGTNIPAAAARITSKPTSFDNPNDSMPERSTNELENETASLKTSGKEGNGSITSLSQDVDASELKVPKESDSKPVVDEEKLVDKDEDKNNQSDFSVKEILGSSQTLGKDPESMLQEDASEEPVIKQIVKEEAGEKSSELSPGGAKSHEDVHSGPKENSLLETKEIHNAPKMEMTEGQDVNMPKSGADERGAAQSFPAGERGNSLILPHHGYQDRNLPQANFGRPASSQQPMHYGAPPYQQGPPAPDRMLPSTVPPHQMHLPGPPPVQMRPQGYNSHLHLPQQVQPSIPPEHFQQPIVEQPHGTFHAAGPGSSALFGRGPAHLGPPQKGLEPQSLVLQGYHNQGIVPQTHTGGPRISQVESMRGPPLGGPTPGAFDSHGAMMVRGPPPGIEGQMGPPRPSKPFGAEMHMNKRPGQFDGRQPESNMSGPAEHVPFGQASIQSNAMKMNGVPGKGVAAGIQDPSFPHGMQEERFKPLSDERYKRLPEEGFNQQSDERFKPFAMEPGRRMIDRREFEEDLKQFPRPAHLDESGPKFESYFPSSRPHGFGMDAAPRPLDRAPVFGRDSGSKLDAATSRLLPPYQPGGSSTHPLDSEERARPAGLHDDNIGRKVDPAGAHSDFLRSISELGRHRVDAMGPPRSPGREYPSIPSSRFGGISAGIPLGTQSHLENIDDRESRVFGERSKPFNLPSDSVGGAFHDSRFPMLPGHLRRGDSNGPGNLRIGEHIGSGALPVHLRSGDVVGSEILPGHLRNREPFVPGSLSHLRGGEPLGPRNLHGHLRMSDPAGFGAFPSHLRINELSGPGNLPSHLRMGESIGGRLSEPGRVGSFPIQGFPNDHGFFPGICVYGLHFLCMRSAVFCHFYSSLSTLQGDMESFDHSRKRKPGSVGWCRICKIDCETVEGLELHSQTREHQKVAMDMVLSIKQDNAKKQKF, from the exons ATGGGATTTGATAACGAGTGTATTCTTAACATTCAGTCTCTTGCTGGTGAATATTTCTGTCCTGTTTGTCGCTTGCTCGTCTACCCAAATGAAGCCATTCAGTCACAGTGTACTCATCTATACTGCAAGCCTTGTTTAACATATGTTGTAAGTACCACGCGTGCTTGCCCTTATGATGGCTACCTGGTCACTGAAGCGGATTCGAAG CCTCTCGTGGAATCAAATAAAGCTCTTGCTGAAACCATTGGTAAAATAGTTGTTCACTGTCTCTATCACAGGAGTGGATGCACGTGGCAGGGTCCATTATCAGAATGCACATCACATTGTGCTGGATGTGCCTTTGGCAATTCTCCTGTTGTATGCAACAGGTGTGGTACCCAAATTGTGCATCGACAAGTGCAAGAACATGCACAGAACTGCCCG GGTGTGCAGCCTCAATCACAGCAAGCAGAGGGTGCCCAGGATGCAACCTCTACACCAGGTGCTGCAACTGCAACTGAACAGAACCAAGCTGGTGATCCAGCAGGTGCGCTGACATCTCAAGCTCAGGCTGGCCAGTCGTCCCAGATCACTGCAGCTCCTGTGCCTGGACAAGATCAAAATCAAGCCAGTGCCAGTGCTCAACCTCAAGCTGTAGCTCAGGCTATGCCAACTCCAGAGCAGTGgtatcagcagcagcaacaatacCAACAATACTATCAACAATACCCTGGATATGATATCTATCAACAACATTATGATCCATACCAACAACAAGCACAGCAGCAATATCAGCAACAACAACTACAAGCTCATCCCCCACATATAGCAGCACCGCATCCTCCCCAGGTATATTTGCAACCCCAGGCCCAACCTCAGTCTCAGCTTCAAGCTCAGGCCCAACCACCAGTGCAACCTCAGGCACAGCTTCAACCTCAACCTCTCCCACATACCCAGTCTCAACCTCATGCACAGCCCCAAGCTGTAGTGGCCGTGCAACCTCAAATGCAGGGACAGGTCAACTCTCAGCAGCAACTTCAACCAGTACAACCACCCCCCCATGGGCACCAACAGCCTCAGCCATATTCACAGGCTCAGCCTCATCCTCATCCACAGCATCATCCAGTCCAGAGTTATCCTCAGATGCAACATTCACGGCCCCATCCTCATCCTCAACCATATCTTCATCCACATTCCCAACCTCATCCTCATCCCCAGCCCCAGCCTCAAccccagtcccagtcccagtcccagccTCAACCCCAGTCCCAGCCCCAGCCTCAAACTCAGCCACAACATCCATCAGTCCATGCAGTGACAGGCCACCAATCTTATCCACAACAGCAGCCTCACCAACAATTGCTGCCCGGTGCCCCACAACATCCTGGTTACATGCACCCTCAGCAGCAAGGTGTGACACACCAACCACAACATCCTGTTCAAATGCAGAGTCAGTTCCCTCATCAACAACCATCACAAATTCGTCCACCTCAATCTCATGGTCCAGTGCAACAGCCACAGCAGCCGCAACAGCCAGCCATGTTGCCTCAGCAGGGTCAGCATCCAAACATTCCCCCTGTGCAACAGCCACAACATTCTCTTGCTAGCCAACCGTTGCATCAGCACCCTGGTATGCTCCCACCCCAACAACAAACTCCTGTGCTTCAGCAACAGGTGCAACAGTTCCATCAGCAGGCCCCTGGGCATTCACATCCATTCCCTGGGCAAACACCTGGCTTGCTCCACAATCAGGCCCATCAACAAGGTCCTTTGATGCAGCAGCAGCACCCCATACAGTCTCATTTGCGCCCTCTGCAGCAACACGCTTATGGCAATCCTCAGTTGCAGCAGAATGTTCCACTGGGACAGGGCTTACAAGTCCAGCCATCTCAAAATCTTACTGGAAGGCCTATGATGCCAAATCATGGGGTGTCACAACAGCCATTTCCACAGTCTCCTGGAGGACCTGCAGGAATGGGTTATGTCAAGCCGATGCTGCCTGGTCCACCTGGTCCGAATCAACcatctcaaaatcaaaattatcCATCAAGGACAGGCATTCGTCCACAATCATCTTCTGAACAACTGCATGGTTACATTCAACAGCCTGCATTTTCACAATCTGGCAGTCTGAATGCCCCCTTTCCTGCTTTGCCCACAGCACAGTCTGGGACAAACATTCCAGCAGCTGCTGCGCGAATCACATCTAAGCCAACATCTTTTGATAACCCAAATGATTCCATGCCTGAGAGAAGTACGAATGAGCTTGAAAATGAAACAGCATCTCTCAAAACTAGTGGAAAGGAGGGAAATGGTTCAATTACCTCATTATCTCAAGATGTTGATGCATCTGAGCTTAAGGTTCCCAAGGAAAGTGATTCCAAACCGGTGGTTGATGAAGAGAAGCTTGTTGATAAAGATGAAGATAAGAACAACCAGTCTGATTTTTCTGTTAAAGAGATTCTGGGCTCTTCACAGACTCTGGGAAAAGACCCTGAATCAATGTTGCAGGAAGATGCATCCGAGGAACCTGTAATTAAACAGATAGTGAAGGAAGAAGCTGGTGAGAAGTCATCAGAGCTTTCTCCAGGTGGGGCTAAGAGCCATGAGGATGTTCATAGTGGTCCCAAGGAGAATTCCTTGTTGGAAACTAAGGAAATTCATAATGCACCTAAAATGGAgatgactgaaggacaggatgTGAACATGCCAAAGAGCGGAGCAGATGAACGTGGAGCTGCACAGTCGTTTCCTGCTGGTGAAAGAGGCAACTCGCTGATTCTTCCTCACCATGGCTATCAGGATAGAAATTTGCCCCAAGCCAATTTTGGTCGGCCTGCTTCTAGCCAACAGCCAATGCATTATGGAGCTCCTCCTTACCAGCAAGGACCACCTGCTCCGGACCGAATGTTACCATCAACAGTGCCTCCACATCAAATGCATTTGCCAGGGCCGCCTCCGGTTCAAATGAGGCCTCAAGGGTATAACTCCCATTTACATTTACCACAGCAAGTTCAGCCATCAATTCCACCTGAACATTTCCAGCAACCAATAGTGGAGCAGCCTCATGGTACTTTCCATGCTGCAGGCCCAGGCTCCTCAGCATTATTTGGGAGGGGCCCAGCTCATCTGGGTCCTCCCCAGAAAGGTCTTGAACCACAATCTCTGGTTCTTCAAGGGTATCACAATCAAGGTATTGTTCCCCAAACCCATACCGGAGGTCCCAGAATTTCTCAAGTTGAGTCCATGAGAGGACCCCCATTGGGTGGGCCAACACCTGGGGCATTTGATTCACATGGAGCGATGATGGTGAGAGGTCCTCCACCTGGTATTGAAGGTCAGATGGGTCCGCCACGCCCTAGTAAACCTTTTGGGGCTGAAATGCATATGAATAAGAGGCCTGGCCAGTTTGATGGTAGACAACCCGAGTCAAATATGTCTGGACCTGCAGAACATGTTCCGTTTGGACAGGCGTCTATCCAATCTAATGCGATGAAAATGAATGGAGTCCCAGGAAAGGGTGTGGCTGCTGGCATACAGGACCCATCATTTCCACATGGTATGCAAGAGGAAAGGTTCAAACCATTGTCAGATGAGAGATATAAACGGCTGCCCGAGGAAGGCTTCAATCAACAATCAGATGAGCGCTTCAAGCCTTTTGCAATGGAACCAGGTAGGCGCATGATTGATCGAAGAGAGTTTGAGGAAGATCTCAAGCAGTTTCCGAGGCCAGCTCATCTAGATGAGTCTGGTCCTAAGTTTGAAAGTTATTTTCCCTCATCAAGGCCTCATGGATTTGGCATGGATGCAGCGCCTAGGCCCCTCGATAGGGCACCTGTTTTTGGTCGTGATTCTGGATCCAAATTAGACGCTGCTACTTCAAGATTGTTGCCTCCCTATCAACCTGGTGGTTCGTCCACACATCCTTTGGATTCAGAAGAAAGAGCTAGGCCAGCTGGTCTTCATGATGATAACATTGGAAGGAAGGTGGATCCTGCTGGAGCTCACTCAGATTTCCTTAGATCTATCTCTGAATTAGGTCGGCATCGTGTGGATGCTATGGGACCTCCAAGAAGTCCTGGCAGAGAATACCCTAGCATTCCCTCAAGCAggtttggaggcatttctgctGGTATTCCATTGGGTACTCAGTCACACCTGGAGAATATTGACGACCGAGAATCACGTGTTTTTGGTGAAAGATCTAAGCCTTTCAATCTTCCTTCAGATTCAGTTGGTGGTGCATTTCATGATAGTAGGTTTCCCATGTTGCCTGGTCATTTGCGAAGAGGTGACTCCAATGGTCCTGGGAATCTGCGAATTGGTGAGCATATTGGATCTGGTGCACTGCCTGTCCATTTAAGGAGTGGTGATGTGGTTGGTTCAGAAATTCTACCCGGTCATTTGCGGAACCGTGAACCTTTTGTACCTGGCAGTTTAAGTCATTTGCGGGGAGGTGAACCTTTGGGTCCACGTAACTTGCATGGCCATTTGAGGATGAGTGACCCAGCTGGTTTTGGTGCTTTCCCCAGCCATTTACGTATTAATGAGTTGTCTGGGCCTGGGAATTTGCCTTCGCATCTTCGAATGGGAGAATCAATTGGCGGACGCCTTAGTGAACCTGGACGTGTGGGCAGTTTCCCTATTCAAGGATTTCCAAATGATCATGGATTTTTTCCTG GAATATGTGTATATGGTTTACATTTTCTTTGTATGCGCTCAGCTGTCTTTTGTCACTTCTATTCATCATTGTCAACTCTTCAGGGTGACATGGAGTCCTTTGATCATTCAAGAAAGAGGAAGCCTGGAAGTGTGGGATGGTGCCGTATATGTAAAATTGATTGTGAAACAGTGGAAGGTCTGGAATTGCATTCCCAAACGAGAGAACATCAAAAGGTGGCCATGGATATGGTCCTGAGCATCAAGCAGGACAACGCCAAGAAACAGAAATT TTGA
- the LOC122649995 gene encoding trithorax group protein osa-like isoform X5, with protein sequence MGFDNECILNIQSLAGEYFCPVCRLLVYPNEAIQSQCTHLYCKPCLTYVVSTTRACPYDGYLVTEADSKPLVESNKALAETIGKIVVHCLYHRSGCTWQGPLSECTSHCAGCAFGNSPVVCNRCGTQIVHRQVQEHAQNCPGVQPQSQQAEGAQDATSTPGAATATEQNQAGDPAGALTSQAQAGQSSQITAAPVPGQDQNQASASAQPQAVAQAMPTPEQWYQQQQQYQQYYQQYPGYDIYQQHYDPYQQQAQQQYQQQQLQAHPPHIAAPHPPQVYLQPQAQPQSQLQAQAQPPVQPQAQLQPQPLPHTQSQPHAQPQAVVAVQPQMQGQVNSQQQLQPVQPPPHGHQQPQPYSQAQPHPHPQHHPVQSYPQMQHSRPHPHPQPYLHPHSQPHPHPQPQPQPQSQSQSQPQPQSQPQPQTQPQHPSVHAVTGHQSYPQQQPHQQLLPGAPQHPGYMHPQQQGVTHQPQHPVQMQSQFPHQQPSQIRPPQSHGPVQQPQQPQQPAMLPQQGQHPNIPPVQQPQHSLASQPLHQHPGMLPPQQQTPVLQQQVQQFHQQAPGHSHPFPGQTPGLLHNQAHQQGPLMQQQHPIQSHLRPLQQHAYGNPQLQQNVPLGQGLQVQPSQNLTGRPMMPNHGVSQQPFPQSPGGPAGMGYVKPMLPGPPGPNQPSQNQNYPSRTGIRPQSSSEQLHGYIQQPAFSQSGSLNAPFPALPTAQSGTNIPAAAARITSKPTSFDNPNDSMPERSTNELENETASLKTSGKEGNGSITSLSQDVDASELKVPKESDSKPVVDEEKLVDKDEDKNNQSDFSVKEILGSSQTLGKDPESMLQEDASEEPVIKQIVKEEAGEKSSELSPGGAKSHEDVHSGPKENSLLETKEIHNAPKMEMTEGQDVNMPKSGADERGAAQSFPAGERGNSLILPHHGYQDRNLPQANFGRPASSQQPMHYGAPPYQQGPPAPDRMLPSTVPPHQMHLPGPPPVQMRPQGYNSHLHLPQQVQPSIPPEHFQQPIVEQPHGTFHAAGPGSSALFGRGPAHLGPPQKGLEPQSLVLQGYHNQGIVPQTHTGGPRISQVESMRGPPLGGPTPGAFDSHGAMMVRGPPPGIEGQMGPPRPSKPFGAEMHMNKRPGQFDGRQPESNMSGPAEHVPFGQASIQSNAMKMNGVPGKGVAAGIQDPSFPHGMQEERFKPLSDERYKRLPEEGFNQQSDERFKPFAMEPAPRPLDRAPVFGRDSGSKLDAATSRLLPPYQPGGSSTHPLDSEERARPAGLHDDNIGRKVDPAGAHSDFLRSISELGRHRVDAMGPPRSPGREYPSIPSSRFGGISAGIPLGTQSHLENIDDRESRVFGERSKPFNLPSDSVGGAFHDSRFPMLPGHLRRGDSNGPGNLRIGEHIGSGALPVHLRSGDVVGSEILPGHLRNREPFVPGSLSHLRGGEPLGPRNLHGHLRMSDPAGFGAFPSHLRINELSGPGNLPSHLRMGESIGGRLSEPGRVGSFPIQGFPNDHGFFPGICVYGLHFLCMRSAVFCHFYSSLSTLQGDMESFDHSRKRKPGSVGWCRICKIDCETVEGLELHSQTREHQKVAMDMVLSIKQDNAKKQKLSSDDHAVEDASNKSRKANFEGRGNRH encoded by the exons ATGGGATTTGATAACGAGTGTATTCTTAACATTCAGTCTCTTGCTGGTGAATATTTCTGTCCTGTTTGTCGCTTGCTCGTCTACCCAAATGAAGCCATTCAGTCACAGTGTACTCATCTATACTGCAAGCCTTGTTTAACATATGTTGTAAGTACCACGCGTGCTTGCCCTTATGATGGCTACCTGGTCACTGAAGCGGATTCGAAG CCTCTCGTGGAATCAAATAAAGCTCTTGCTGAAACCATTGGTAAAATAGTTGTTCACTGTCTCTATCACAGGAGTGGATGCACGTGGCAGGGTCCATTATCAGAATGCACATCACATTGTGCTGGATGTGCCTTTGGCAATTCTCCTGTTGTATGCAACAGGTGTGGTACCCAAATTGTGCATCGACAAGTGCAAGAACATGCACAGAACTGCCCG GGTGTGCAGCCTCAATCACAGCAAGCAGAGGGTGCCCAGGATGCAACCTCTACACCAGGTGCTGCAACTGCAACTGAACAGAACCAAGCTGGTGATCCAGCAGGTGCGCTGACATCTCAAGCTCAGGCTGGCCAGTCGTCCCAGATCACTGCAGCTCCTGTGCCTGGACAAGATCAAAATCAAGCCAGTGCCAGTGCTCAACCTCAAGCTGTAGCTCAGGCTATGCCAACTCCAGAGCAGTGgtatcagcagcagcaacaatacCAACAATACTATCAACAATACCCTGGATATGATATCTATCAACAACATTATGATCCATACCAACAACAAGCACAGCAGCAATATCAGCAACAACAACTACAAGCTCATCCCCCACATATAGCAGCACCGCATCCTCCCCAGGTATATTTGCAACCCCAGGCCCAACCTCAGTCTCAGCTTCAAGCTCAGGCCCAACCACCAGTGCAACCTCAGGCACAGCTTCAACCTCAACCTCTCCCACATACCCAGTCTCAACCTCATGCACAGCCCCAAGCTGTAGTGGCCGTGCAACCTCAAATGCAGGGACAGGTCAACTCTCAGCAGCAACTTCAACCAGTACAACCACCCCCCCATGGGCACCAACAGCCTCAGCCATATTCACAGGCTCAGCCTCATCCTCATCCACAGCATCATCCAGTCCAGAGTTATCCTCAGATGCAACATTCACGGCCCCATCCTCATCCTCAACCATATCTTCATCCACATTCCCAACCTCATCCTCATCCCCAGCCCCAGCCTCAAccccagtcccagtcccagtcccagccTCAACCCCAGTCCCAGCCCCAGCCTCAAACTCAGCCACAACATCCATCAGTCCATGCAGTGACAGGCCACCAATCTTATCCACAACAGCAGCCTCACCAACAATTGCTGCCCGGTGCCCCACAACATCCTGGTTACATGCACCCTCAGCAGCAAGGTGTGACACACCAACCACAACATCCTGTTCAAATGCAGAGTCAGTTCCCTCATCAACAACCATCACAAATTCGTCCACCTCAATCTCATGGTCCAGTGCAACAGCCACAGCAGCCGCAACAGCCAGCCATGTTGCCTCAGCAGGGTCAGCATCCAAACATTCCCCCTGTGCAACAGCCACAACATTCTCTTGCTAGCCAACCGTTGCATCAGCACCCTGGTATGCTCCCACCCCAACAACAAACTCCTGTGCTTCAGCAACAGGTGCAACAGTTCCATCAGCAGGCCCCTGGGCATTCACATCCATTCCCTGGGCAAACACCTGGCTTGCTCCACAATCAGGCCCATCAACAAGGTCCTTTGATGCAGCAGCAGCACCCCATACAGTCTCATTTGCGCCCTCTGCAGCAACACGCTTATGGCAATCCTCAGTTGCAGCAGAATGTTCCACTGGGACAGGGCTTACAAGTCCAGCCATCTCAAAATCTTACTGGAAGGCCTATGATGCCAAATCATGGGGTGTCACAACAGCCATTTCCACAGTCTCCTGGAGGACCTGCAGGAATGGGTTATGTCAAGCCGATGCTGCCTGGTCCACCTGGTCCGAATCAACcatctcaaaatcaaaattatcCATCAAGGACAGGCATTCGTCCACAATCATCTTCTGAACAACTGCATGGTTACATTCAACAGCCTGCATTTTCACAATCTGGCAGTCTGAATGCCCCCTTTCCTGCTTTGCCCACAGCACAGTCTGGGACAAACATTCCAGCAGCTGCTGCGCGAATCACATCTAAGCCAACATCTTTTGATAACCCAAATGATTCCATGCCTGAGAGAAGTACGAATGAGCTTGAAAATGAAACAGCATCTCTCAAAACTAGTGGAAAGGAGGGAAATGGTTCAATTACCTCATTATCTCAAGATGTTGATGCATCTGAGCTTAAGGTTCCCAAGGAAAGTGATTCCAAACCGGTGGTTGATGAAGAGAAGCTTGTTGATAAAGATGAAGATAAGAACAACCAGTCTGATTTTTCTGTTAAAGAGATTCTGGGCTCTTCACAGACTCTGGGAAAAGACCCTGAATCAATGTTGCAGGAAGATGCATCCGAGGAACCTGTAATTAAACAGATAGTGAAGGAAGAAGCTGGTGAGAAGTCATCAGAGCTTTCTCCAGGTGGGGCTAAGAGCCATGAGGATGTTCATAGTGGTCCCAAGGAGAATTCCTTGTTGGAAACTAAGGAAATTCATAATGCACCTAAAATGGAgatgactgaaggacaggatgTGAACATGCCAAAGAGCGGAGCAGATGAACGTGGAGCTGCACAGTCGTTTCCTGCTGGTGAAAGAGGCAACTCGCTGATTCTTCCTCACCATGGCTATCAGGATAGAAATTTGCCCCAAGCCAATTTTGGTCGGCCTGCTTCTAGCCAACAGCCAATGCATTATGGAGCTCCTCCTTACCAGCAAGGACCACCTGCTCCGGACCGAATGTTACCATCAACAGTGCCTCCACATCAAATGCATTTGCCAGGGCCGCCTCCGGTTCAAATGAGGCCTCAAGGGTATAACTCCCATTTACATTTACCACAGCAAGTTCAGCCATCAATTCCACCTGAACATTTCCAGCAACCAATAGTGGAGCAGCCTCATGGTACTTTCCATGCTGCAGGCCCAGGCTCCTCAGCATTATTTGGGAGGGGCCCAGCTCATCTGGGTCCTCCCCAGAAAGGTCTTGAACCACAATCTCTGGTTCTTCAAGGGTATCACAATCAAGGTATTGTTCCCCAAACCCATACCGGAGGTCCCAGAATTTCTCAAGTTGAGTCCATGAGAGGACCCCCATTGGGTGGGCCAACACCTGGGGCATTTGATTCACATGGAGCGATGATGGTGAGAGGTCCTCCACCTGGTATTGAAGGTCAGATGGGTCCGCCACGCCCTAGTAAACCTTTTGGGGCTGAAATGCATATGAATAAGAGGCCTGGCCAGTTTGATGGTAGACAACCCGAGTCAAATATGTCTGGACCTGCAGAACATGTTCCGTTTGGACAGGCGTCTATCCAATCTAATGCGATGAAAATGAATGGAGTCCCAGGAAAGGGTGTGGCTGCTGGCATACAGGACCCATCATTTCCACATGGTATGCAAGAGGAAAGGTTCAAACCATTGTCAGATGAGAGATATAAACGGCTGCCCGAGGAAGGCTTCAATCAACAATCAGATGAGCGCTTCAAGCCTTTTGCAATGGAACCAG CGCCTAGGCCCCTCGATAGGGCACCTGTTTTTGGTCGTGATTCTGGATCCAAATTAGACGCTGCTACTTCAAGATTGTTGCCTCCCTATCAACCTGGTGGTTCGTCCACACATCCTTTGGATTCAGAAGAAAGAGCTAGGCCAGCTGGTCTTCATGATGATAACATTGGAAGGAAGGTGGATCCTGCTGGAGCTCACTCAGATTTCCTTAGATCTATCTCTGAATTAGGTCGGCATCGTGTGGATGCTATGGGACCTCCAAGAAGTCCTGGCAGAGAATACCCTAGCATTCCCTCAAGCAggtttggaggcatttctgctGGTATTCCATTGGGTACTCAGTCACACCTGGAGAATATTGACGACCGAGAATCACGTGTTTTTGGTGAAAGATCTAAGCCTTTCAATCTTCCTTCAGATTCAGTTGGTGGTGCATTTCATGATAGTAGGTTTCCCATGTTGCCTGGTCATTTGCGAAGAGGTGACTCCAATGGTCCTGGGAATCTGCGAATTGGTGAGCATATTGGATCTGGTGCACTGCCTGTCCATTTAAGGAGTGGTGATGTGGTTGGTTCAGAAATTCTACCCGGTCATTTGCGGAACCGTGAACCTTTTGTACCTGGCAGTTTAAGTCATTTGCGGGGAGGTGAACCTTTGGGTCCACGTAACTTGCATGGCCATTTGAGGATGAGTGACCCAGCTGGTTTTGGTGCTTTCCCCAGCCATTTACGTATTAATGAGTTGTCTGGGCCTGGGAATTTGCCTTCGCATCTTCGAATGGGAGAATCAATTGGCGGACGCCTTAGTGAACCTGGACGTGTGGGCAGTTTCCCTATTCAAGGATTTCCAAATGATCATGGATTTTTTCCTG GAATATGTGTATATGGTTTACATTTTCTTTGTATGCGCTCAGCTGTCTTTTGTCACTTCTATTCATCATTGTCAACTCTTCAGGGTGACATGGAGTCCTTTGATCATTCAAGAAAGAGGAAGCCTGGAAGTGTGGGATGGTGCCGTATATGTAAAATTGATTGTGAAACAGTGGAAGGTCTGGAATTGCATTCCCAAACGAGAGAACATCAAAAGGTGGCCATGGATATGGTCCTGAGCATCAAGCAGGACAACGCCAAGAAACAGAAATT ATCTTCGGATGACCATGCAGTTGAAGATGCAAGCAACAAGTCAAGGAAGGccaattttgagggtcgtggtAATAGGCATTAA